The sequence TGTTGACTTTTCTACATTTATGAAAGAACTGGAGAAGGGTTCTCTGTAGACCCTTTTCCACTAGATGATCCGAAGAGCCGTTTCTTCTTACCAAGAAATATTTATAGTTGCTTACTCATCGTTAACATGAAATGAAAAGCCAATATTTACGCTTCGTCCTTTTCCAAGAACTGCTTGTATTCCTCCCCCCAAACCATAACTGAATCTAGTATTGGCTTTAGTTTTTTTCCGACATCGCTCAATGAATATTCGACTTTAGGTGGTATTTGAGAATATACCTTACGAACAACAACGTTTTGCTCCTCCAGCCTGCGAAGCTGCTTGGTTAAGGTTGCATGAGTAATGTCTGGAAACAACCGTTGAATTTCATTAAATCGCATCGTTTTTTCACTTAAAAACAGAATAAGCAGCATGGACCATTTTCCCGACAATATCTTTTGGGCGCATGTGAACCCGCATTCTTCCAATATTTCATTAGTGTAGTTCATAATGGCTATCCTTTCCGGTATCTAATTGCATACTAACGCTACTCCAAGAGCGTAGAAACCCTCCAAAGATACCTCTATAATACGAATTGCGCGATACAAATTTATCATATGATAAATTTGTAGACAATAAAATGAAAAACAGAGGAGAGTGCTCGTATGAATACTATCATACCCGTTTGCAAAGAACACGTTATTTCAGCTTTTCAATATAGACACGCTACCAAAACTTTTAATACGACCAAGAAAATATCCGAAGAGGATTTTAACTTTATTCTAGAAACAGGAAGGTTATCTCCCAGCTCGATTGGTTTAGAGCCATGGAGGTTTGTCGTTGTGCAAAATCCGGAGTTAAGGAATAAGCTAAAAGCAGTTTCACCTGGAGCGCAAGGCCAACTGGACACCGCGAGTCATTTTCTGATCATTCTTGCCCGAACAAATGTAAGGTATGATTCCGAATATGTGATTGATCAAATGAAAAATGTGCAAAAAATGTCCCAAGAGGTTGTTACTTATATCTCTGAAGCGTTAGGAGAGGTTCAGGAAGTGCGTGGTTTGTTGAAAGATGAACGTTTAATGTATGAATGGTCTGCCAAGCAAACCTATATTGCTATGGGGAATATGATGACCGCCGCTGCTTTAGCTGGAATCGATTCTTGTCCGATGGAAGGATTTGACTATGCTGCAGTAGACCATATCTTAAACGAAGAAGGTTTGTTAGAAGAAGGAAACTTGAAGGCATCCGTGATGGTCGCTTTTGGATATCGGAATGAAGAGCCCAAACGAGCCAAAATAAGAAGCAATATGGATCAAATTGTGAGTTGGACATAAAAGATTGAGGATCGTCAATTGGTTCTTCGGTTCTTGTGAATTGGATTCCAAAGGGGAGAATCAAGGCTATTTAATGGGAAGAACAATCGATTAAGCCTAGCATACCAATGATGCTAAGGGTGTTCCCACAAGAAAGACGAAATCAGATATTAAATAGTTAAATTTGAAAATCACCTCATCTCTATAAAATTTCTTAGAGGGGATGATTTTTTCAAAGGTGATTATTCAACTCCCATGAAAGAACTTAATCACTCCTATTTTCGGGTGAATTTAATGCCACTTAAGCAAACATCAATTTCTAGACCACTTAAATTTTCATGGAAATTAACACTAATCTCAACCTAATTATGAATTTGGAAACCCTCTTAAATTATGCGATACTATGACTACAAGAACTAACGTTTTATCGCAAAAAGAAATGAGGTGCTATCATGAAACCGGTCATCCTATTATGTGGATGAAAGGGTCAAGAAACGTTAAAACTTAGGTGAAAGTTGTTGAATCCCTTACTTGATGAGGACTGTATACCATTTTCACGTTAGACTTTCCCGAGTAAATAGTCTAACAATAACGAGGATTAGAAGATCAATCATTTTGGGTGAATTTATTACTGACTCCGTTAATATTTAACGCAGACACAAATAAAGGGAAGAAAAACACCTTAGGTCAAGGTATTTTTCTTCCCTTTATTCAATATTACTACCCCATGACAACGAGAAGTGGCTATTCTGCTACAACTCCCTATTTGGCTATAAATAATTCGTTGGTTCAATAAAATTATTATGAAGTTTCATTTTAAATCTAAAATATCTTCAATCATCCGGATTTTTAATATTTCACCAAAATAGAAGCCAAAAGTTTACCATCAATATTTCCACCTGATAAAACAAGCGCTATGTTTTGTCCTCCAATTTTTTCTCTGTGCTCCATAATAGCAGCTACAGTTGTACAGCTCCCAGCTTCTACAATATATTTTTCTTCCTTTGCCATAAAACTAACGGCTTTTGCAATGGATTCCTCTGAAACAACAAGAAATTCATCGACATAATCCTTCGCCATTTCATAACTTAGTTTTCCGATACCACCAATTAGGGAATCACATAGTGACTCTTCACTAGGATATTCTTCATAGAAGGTATGATCTCTATAAGAATTTATCATAGCGGGACATGCCTCTGTTTGTACCCCAATAATACGGATATCTGGCTTGAGGGATTTTGCAGCAACTGCAATACCTGTAATCAAGCCTCCACCGCCGATTGGAACAACAATCGTATCAATATCTGGCTGTTGTTCAAGAATTTCAATGGCAATTGTTCCTTGACCAGCGTATATTTTAGGATCACTATAATATGCATCTATAAATGTTAGATCATTTTCCTCTATATAAGTCATTCCAAGAGCATGTGCCTCATCATAACTGTTCCCCATCAGCATAATATCTGCACCAAAGTATTTAATTTTATCAATTTTACTTTCCGGTGTGTTTTTAGGAACAATCACTTTTGCATTTTTGATACCAAGAATTGAAGCTGCATAACTAACAGAGCTGCCATGATTTCCTGAAGAAATGGTTCCAATACCACGCTCTTTTTCTTCTGTTGTTAATGTCATCATTTTATTCAAGGCACCACGAATTTTAAAGCTTTTTGCTCTTTGAAAGG comes from Sporosarcina sp. FSL K6-3457 and encodes:
- a CDS encoding threonine ammonia-lyase, yielding MTLQYKEIQDAYARIKNHVPTTPLEESYYLGNQNQRYFFKLESFQRAKSFKIRGALNKMMTLTTEEKERGIGTISSGNHGSSVSYAASILGIKNAKVIVPKNTPESKIDKIKYFGADIMLMGNSYDEAHALGMTYIEENDLTFIDAYYSDPKIYAGQGTIAIEILEQQPDIDTIVVPIGGGGLITGIAVAAKSLKPDIRIIGVQTEACPAMINSYRDHTFYEEYPSEESLCDSLIGGIGKLSYEMAKDYVDEFLVVSEESIAKAVSFMAKEEKYIVEAGSCTTVAAIMEHREKIGGQNIALVLSGGNIDGKLLASILVKY
- a CDS encoding NAD(P)H-dependent oxidoreductase, with translation MNTIIPVCKEHVISAFQYRHATKTFNTTKKISEEDFNFILETGRLSPSSIGLEPWRFVVVQNPELRNKLKAVSPGAQGQLDTASHFLIILARTNVRYDSEYVIDQMKNVQKMSQEVVTYISEALGEVQEVRGLLKDERLMYEWSAKQTYIAMGNMMTAAALAGIDSCPMEGFDYAAVDHILNEEGLLEEGNLKASVMVAFGYRNEEPKRAKIRSNMDQIVSWT
- a CDS encoding winged helix-turn-helix transcriptional regulator; the protein is MNYTNEILEECGFTCAQKILSGKWSMLLILFLSEKTMRFNEIQRLFPDITHATLTKQLRRLEEQNVVVRKVYSQIPPKVEYSLSDVGKKLKPILDSVMVWGEEYKQFLEKDEA